The following proteins come from a genomic window of Terriglobia bacterium:
- a CDS encoding GNAT family N-acetyltransferase, protein MAISTMLITNSVNRIAWFYRRNGLRCTAVRFCTALRRFSYLGRMVLYACQLPGEYLAKTTDVSVRPVTPAGISKPDYECLLDIWNPSLRAHQLADRFAAGSELWLAKVGDKLAGFGWTIQGRTIEPYFFPLRPDDAHLFDFFVFPEFRGRGINVVLVMEILAMLSQKQVHRAYIECAAWNDAEIRSLSKTAFRRYAEATQVTLLGYTIVVWH, encoded by the coding sequence ATGGCAATTAGCACTATGTTGATCACGAATTCTGTCAATCGCATCGCTTGGTTTTACCGGAGGAACGGTTTACGATGCACTGCTGTCCGCTTTTGTACTGCATTGAGACGCTTCTCATATCTTGGTCGGATGGTCCTCTATGCCTGCCAGTTGCCGGGGGAGTATCTCGCCAAGACCACAGATGTATCTGTCCGACCCGTTACCCCTGCGGGTATATCGAAACCGGATTATGAATGTCTTTTAGATATTTGGAACCCCTCACTTAGGGCACACCAGCTTGCCGACCGGTTCGCGGCCGGAAGTGAACTGTGGCTGGCGAAGGTGGGCGACAAGTTAGCTGGCTTTGGATGGACCATTCAAGGACGAACCATCGAACCCTACTTCTTCCCCCTTCGGCCCGACGACGCGCATCTTTTCGATTTCTTCGTGTTTCCTGAATTTCGTGGCCGCGGCATTAACGTAGTCCTGGTAATGGAAATCCTGGCAATGCTGAGCCAAAAACAGGTTCATCGCGCGTATATCGAATGTGCCGCATGGAATGATGCTGAGATTCGATCCCTTAGCAAAACAGCATTTCGCAGATATGCGGAAGCTACCCAGGTGACGCTTCTTGGCTACACAATTGTTGTTTGGCACTAA
- a CDS encoding oligosaccharide flippase family protein, producing the protein MLVKGTVVLTTGRVAGYVLSFLRNMILARMLAKADYGLAVVFGMAMTLVELSGNMLFGLQLVQSKEGENPLFQASAQALQFSGGICSGVLLAVISVPMARLFKVPQAWWAFALLAVVPICQGLSHLDPARRQRNLDYLPVVLVDVVPQFLITAAAFPLASWLGDYRVIIWLMICKAALGSAMSFVLARRPYRWAWESAYVRSMLSFGWPLLLTGFVMFGCQQADQVLVGAVFSLNVLANYALAYFLVSIPWFIFGQVGGSLMLPLLSRAQDDPDWFRRQYRVCAQASTVAGVVIILPLIVAGEQLVTLLFGVKYRGTGMFVAVLGAAFALRFLRVASATSAMAKADTVNQLYSYIWRAASLPLALGVVLAHGTPLQIAACAVLGEVLAAIVSLVRLWRRQRVPLRESFAPSAYLLTLVTLGVGFSFLGGANLSIWPAIIIAVVMFSIAVCTAWFMFPEVGRSFLAAIRRNTLLRTVQPARS; encoded by the coding sequence ATGCTGGTCAAAGGAACCGTGGTTTTGACCACGGGACGCGTCGCTGGATATGTCCTCTCCTTTTTGCGCAACATGATTCTGGCTCGAATGTTGGCCAAGGCTGATTACGGTTTGGCAGTCGTCTTTGGAATGGCGATGACGCTTGTCGAACTGAGCGGAAACATGCTCTTCGGACTACAACTCGTCCAGTCGAAGGAGGGAGAAAACCCGCTTTTTCAAGCTTCCGCCCAGGCCCTTCAGTTTTCCGGCGGTATCTGTAGTGGGGTGCTTCTTGCCGTCATCAGCGTGCCCATGGCACGGCTATTCAAGGTGCCCCAGGCCTGGTGGGCGTTCGCTTTGCTCGCGGTTGTACCGATATGTCAAGGATTGAGTCACCTGGATCCTGCGCGCCGTCAACGCAATCTCGATTATCTGCCGGTGGTATTGGTGGATGTTGTGCCGCAGTTCCTGATTACAGCGGCTGCCTTTCCCCTCGCCTCGTGGCTTGGAGACTATCGCGTCATCATTTGGCTGATGATCTGCAAGGCCGCCTTGGGAAGCGCCATGAGCTTTGTACTTGCCCGGCGACCCTACCGCTGGGCGTGGGAATCCGCGTACGTGCGCAGCATGCTTTCGTTTGGCTGGCCGTTGCTTTTGACTGGCTTCGTTATGTTTGGATGTCAACAAGCAGATCAAGTGCTTGTCGGCGCGGTGTTCTCATTGAACGTGCTGGCGAATTATGCGCTGGCATACTTTCTGGTGAGCATCCCGTGGTTCATTTTTGGCCAAGTGGGAGGATCGCTGATGCTGCCGCTCCTTTCCCGGGCCCAGGACGATCCCGATTGGTTCCGCCGACAATACCGGGTGTGCGCACAAGCCTCAACCGTTGCCGGGGTTGTTATTATCCTCCCGCTCATCGTTGCGGGTGAGCAACTGGTCACCTTGCTCTTCGGGGTGAAGTATCGGGGGACCGGGATGTTTGTCGCGGTCCTGGGCGCCGCCTTTGCTTTGCGCTTTTTACGCGTTGCTTCCGCGACCTCTGCCATGGCAAAGGCGGATACGGTTAATCAGCTCTACTCGTACATCTGGCGGGCTGCCAGTCTCCCGCTTGCTCTCGGCGTTGTGCTAGCCCACGGGACTCCCCTGCAGATCGCGGCCTGCGCCGTCCTGGGGGAGGTGCTGGCCGCAATCGTGTCGCTGGTTCGACTGTGGCGACGCCAGCGCGTGCCGCTACGAGAGAGTTTCGCACCCAGCGCTTATTTACTGACGCTGGTTACCCTTGGAGTGGGATTTTCCTTTTTGGGAGGGGCAAATCTGAGCATTTGGCCCGCGATAATAATTGCAGTAGTAATGTTCTCAATTGCTGTCTGCACCGCCTGGTTCATGTTTCCCGAGGTTGGGCGCTCGTTCCTCGCAGCAATCCGCAGGAATACTCTCCTGCGCACAGTCCAGCCTGCCCGCTCATGA
- a CDS encoding IS1380 family transposase, which yields MNKRNHKIYLRDKQNLETRLERKQYPDQLDPMFKDSNIHYEISERTRAVGCGGVGAMHKLVCKLGLDQAINQNVVLLKVHVPYWESDHVLNIAYNVLAGGTCLEDIERLRHDETYMNALGAHRIPDPTTAGDFLRRFDEDWIFGLQETFNETRRKVWSLQDASFRKEGIIDVDGTVAETTGQCKEGMDIAYNGIWGYAPLLVTLANTSETLYLVNRPGNRPSSDGAAVWMDRAIDLTIPVFKKVWLRGDTDFSLTSNFDRWDEKVGFVFGYDAKKNLVDMADALPESHWKALQRPPRYEIKTEERQRPDNVKEQVVKQREFENIRLESEQVAEFDYRPGHCKKTYRMVVVRKNLTIQKGERRLFDDVRCFFYITNDRTMNMQEVVFFANDRCNQENVIGQLKSGINALRMPSDGLESNWAYMVIAALAWNLKAWYGLVTLAPVARREILRMEFKRFLMSFIQIPCQIVQTGRRLIFRILSYSKHLETFFSTFDHIRELKFS from the coding sequence GTGAACAAAAGAAACCACAAAATCTACCTCAGAGACAAGCAAAATCTTGAAACCCGATTGGAACGGAAGCAGTATCCGGACCAGCTCGATCCCATGTTCAAAGACTCGAACATCCATTACGAGATTTCCGAGAGAACACGTGCCGTTGGTTGCGGAGGCGTCGGGGCTATGCACAAGCTGGTGTGCAAGCTGGGATTGGATCAGGCGATCAACCAGAATGTGGTGCTGCTCAAGGTCCACGTACCGTATTGGGAATCGGATCACGTGTTGAACATCGCCTACAACGTGCTCGCCGGCGGAACGTGCCTGGAAGATATCGAGCGCCTGCGCCATGATGAGACTTATATGAACGCGCTCGGAGCCCACAGGATTCCTGATCCCACAACGGCGGGAGATTTCCTGCGACGATTCGACGAGGATTGGATATTCGGACTCCAGGAGACGTTTAACGAAACCAGGCGTAAGGTCTGGAGTTTGCAGGACGCCTCCTTCCGGAAGGAAGGCATCATCGACGTGGACGGAACCGTTGCCGAAACTACGGGCCAGTGCAAAGAAGGAATGGACATCGCCTATAACGGGATCTGGGGCTATGCTCCGTTGCTTGTGACTCTGGCCAATACGAGCGAGACGCTCTACCTGGTCAATCGACCCGGCAACCGGCCGTCTTCTGACGGAGCGGCTGTATGGATGGACCGTGCGATTGATCTCACGATCCCGGTATTCAAGAAGGTCTGGCTGCGGGGCGACACGGATTTCTCCTTGACCAGCAACTTTGATCGATGGGACGAGAAGGTTGGTTTTGTCTTCGGCTACGATGCCAAAAAGAACCTCGTCGATATGGCGGATGCCCTGCCGGAAAGCCACTGGAAGGCGCTTCAACGGCCCCCGCGCTATGAGATCAAGACCGAAGAGCGGCAACGTCCTGATAACGTAAAAGAACAGGTGGTCAAGCAGAGGGAGTTCGAGAACATCCGTCTGGAGAGTGAGCAAGTCGCCGAGTTCGACTATCGTCCGGGGCACTGCAAAAAGACCTATCGGATGGTGGTCGTGCGGAAAAACCTGACCATCCAAAAAGGAGAACGCCGGTTGTTCGATGATGTCAGGTGCTTCTTCTATATCACCAACGATCGCACCATGAACATGCAGGAAGTCGTCTTTTTCGCCAACGACCGCTGCAACCAGGAAAACGTCATTGGTCAACTGAAAAGCGGGATCAATGCGTTGCGAATGCCATCGGACGGTTTGGAGTCCAACTGGGCTTACATGGTCATCGCGGCGCTGGCATGGAATCTGAAAGCCTGGTATGGCCTTGTGACCCTGGCGCCCGTGGCACGCCGGGAAATCTTGCGAATGGAATTCAAGCGATTCCTGATGAGCTTCATCCAGATACCATGTCAAATCGTGCAGACCGGCCGACGCTTGATATTTCGTATCCTCAGTTATAGCAAGCATCTGGAAACGTTCTTCTCCACGTTCGACCACATACGGGAGCTCAAGTTCTCATGA
- a CDS encoding CatB-related O-acetyltransferase, giving the protein MITTLLLNLYAVNSKPIQTTVIRLVKTLENGEMYSPTLRRIFLKYHDIRIGRYSYGGCFDAQNIASGTTFGAYCSIARPIYIFNGNHPLHFRSTHPFFFNPKLGLVETEQITRKHLTVGNDVWIGCNAIILPSVTKIGDGAVIGAGSVVITNVPPFAVVFGNPATIIKYRFSSDIITGLLEAKWWTKSIDEIIANREINTFTKPLWKVKV; this is encoded by the coding sequence ATGATAACAACTTTATTACTCAACCTTTACGCCGTCAATTCCAAGCCGATACAGACAACTGTTATTCGGCTCGTCAAGACCTTAGAAAATGGGGAGATGTACTCGCCGACGCTGCGCCGGATATTCCTTAAATATCATGACATTCGCATAGGCCGATATAGCTATGGCGGATGTTTCGACGCTCAAAATATCGCATCTGGAACAACTTTTGGCGCTTATTGCTCAATCGCAAGACCTATATATATCTTCAATGGCAATCATCCATTACATTTTCGGTCAACGCATCCTTTTTTTTTTAATCCCAAGCTTGGCCTTGTTGAAACCGAGCAAATAACGCGCAAGCATCTTACGGTCGGAAATGACGTCTGGATTGGATGCAACGCCATCATTCTACCAAGTGTGACCAAGATCGGTGACGGTGCTGTAATCGGTGCGGGTTCGGTGGTTATAACAAACGTACCGCCTTTTGCCGTAGTATTTGGCAATCCGGCGACTATTATTAAATATAGGTTCAGCTCTGATATAATTACCGGCCTGCTTGAAGCTAAGTGGTGGACCAAGAGTATCGATGAGATAATAGCAAATAGGGAAATCAACACTTTTACCAAACCGCTGTGGAAGGTCAAGGTTTAG
- a CDS encoding polysaccharide pyruvyl transferase family protein has protein sequence MKIGIMGTPVSSGNRGVLALGASLINLCSQASYGVDVALLLANRNNKPVPFRVCGEPRLIQVVNCRLSPRSRPQDHLVWILLMSLIYRFLPLRAVRAAIVRSTPWISALAEADFVGDVHGGDSFSDIYGLQRFALGFLMAWTVVLVKGTMVQFPQTYGPYQNPLTRWLARFLLKHSSVIMARDKQSQKLAQELVGPKKEVLLSPDVAFSLELIRPERIELAPPLVGPVPPDIIGLNVNGLMYHGGYTRANMFGLKLDYASFLPSLIIALLSDHPGELWLVPHTFAPEGDVESDPEASRQLRDALPQELRARIRIVGREYDQHEIKGVIGECDFFIGSRMHACIAALSQGIPCVAVAYSRKFEGVFDSVSMDDWVVDGRSATNEEAVQRIIQLYSRREAIRERLVQNAAVARSQLQQIFRKLVSEGKSGSLVPPSRVAHAST, from the coding sequence ATGAAAATTGGCATCATGGGGACGCCTGTTAGCTCCGGTAACCGCGGCGTGCTGGCGTTGGGAGCGTCACTTATTAACCTCTGCTCGCAGGCATCTTACGGAGTCGATGTGGCGCTGTTGTTGGCGAACCGCAACAACAAACCCGTGCCCTTCCGAGTGTGCGGTGAGCCACGGCTGATTCAAGTGGTCAACTGCCGCCTTTCGCCTCGATCACGCCCCCAAGACCATTTGGTCTGGATTCTCCTGATGTCGCTCATATACCGTTTTTTGCCTTTGAGAGCTGTGCGGGCTGCCATTGTCCGATCTACCCCTTGGATCTCGGCGCTCGCTGAGGCGGACTTCGTCGGCGACGTGCACGGTGGTGATAGCTTCAGCGACATCTATGGGCTGCAGCGGTTCGCGCTGGGATTCCTGATGGCCTGGACGGTGGTTCTAGTGAAAGGTACGATGGTACAGTTCCCGCAGACCTATGGTCCCTACCAGAATCCGCTGACCCGCTGGCTTGCACGTTTTCTCCTGAAACACTCTTCTGTCATCATGGCCCGCGACAAACAGAGCCAGAAGCTCGCCCAGGAACTGGTAGGTCCTAAAAAGGAAGTGCTACTTAGCCCGGACGTGGCCTTTTCTCTGGAGCTTATCCGGCCGGAGAGAATTGAGTTGGCCCCACCGCTTGTTGGCCCCGTTCCCCCGGATATCATTGGCCTGAACGTGAACGGATTGATGTATCACGGCGGTTACACCCGCGCCAACATGTTCGGCCTCAAGCTGGATTACGCTTCGTTCCTCCCGTCGCTCATTATCGCTCTGCTAAGCGATCATCCTGGCGAACTCTGGCTGGTCCCCCACACGTTCGCCCCGGAGGGTGATGTGGAAAGTGACCCGGAAGCATCACGCCAATTGCGCGATGCGTTGCCCCAGGAACTTCGCGCCCGCATCCGCATCGTAGGCCGCGAATACGATCAACACGAGATCAAGGGGGTGATCGGCGAGTGCGATTTTTTCATTGGGTCGCGCATGCATGCCTGCATCGCCGCTTTGTCGCAAGGGATTCCCTGCGTCGCTGTCGCTTACAGCAGAAAGTTTGAGGGTGTGTTCGATTCCGTGAGCATGGATGATTGGGTGGTGGATGGCCGGTCCGCCACAAATGAGGAGGCAGTCCAACGTATTATACAACTCTACAGTCGGAGAGAGGCTATCCGCGAACGATTGGTGCAAAACGCAGCGGTCGCCCGCTCCCAATTGCAGCAGATTTTTCGCAAGCTGGTGTCGGAAGGGAAATCGGGCTCACTTGTACCACCTTCCCGGGTAGCCCACGCCAGTACTTAA
- a CDS encoding Coenzyme F420 hydrogenase/dehydrogenase, beta subunit C-terminal domain produces the protein MPCIRKLTDVVGWRLCLGCGACAYICPDHRVQLIDFCAEGIRPVVNSDDCGDCRQCLEVCPAVQSDFRTSGLHASGQFDDAFTKEWGPVVSIWEGYASDAEIRFKGSSGGALTAIAAYCLEKLDMHGVLHIVQDPADPIRNHTCLSRSRSELIAATGSRYSPASVCNGLGLVEKAPSPCVVIGKPAEMAAVRNAQRLRPELDVKVGVTLSFFCAESPATRGTIALLEKLGIDPGSLSDLRYRGHGWPGQFAPVRTGESKPIKLLTYRESWAFLQAYRPWSVRLWPDSTGELADLSCGDPWYEEPDGDNPGFSLVVARTERGREVIQGAIAAGYIILKPAESWKLKKSQPGLLSKKGAIWGRRLAMHLFGLPLTQFKGLNLWHCWRQISLEAELRSMLGTVRHILTRRLYRPMELNSHDGVPVNPPTIGTWSNPRLRP, from the coding sequence ATGCCCTGTATTCGAAAACTAACGGACGTCGTGGGTTGGCGTCTTTGCCTCGGCTGTGGCGCCTGTGCCTACATCTGCCCGGACCACAGAGTGCAACTCATCGATTTCTGCGCCGAGGGCATACGCCCGGTAGTCAATTCCGACGACTGCGGCGATTGTCGGCAGTGCCTCGAGGTTTGCCCAGCGGTGCAGAGCGACTTTCGGACATCCGGCCTCCATGCCAGCGGACAATTCGATGACGCCTTCACCAAAGAATGGGGGCCAGTCGTATCAATATGGGAGGGCTATGCCAGCGACGCGGAGATTCGGTTTAAGGGATCTTCCGGTGGTGCGCTCACGGCCATCGCGGCCTACTGCCTCGAGAAACTGGACATGCACGGGGTGCTACACATTGTTCAGGATCCGGCTGATCCCATCCGCAACCACACCTGCTTAAGCCGCTCGCGCTCAGAATTGATCGCAGCCACGGGTTCACGCTATTCACCTGCATCCGTTTGCAACGGCCTCGGGCTTGTAGAGAAGGCTCCTTCCCCATGTGTGGTGATTGGAAAGCCGGCCGAAATGGCTGCCGTTAGGAACGCCCAAAGACTGCGGCCCGAATTGGATGTCAAGGTGGGGGTGACTCTTTCTTTCTTCTGCGCAGAAAGCCCCGCCACCCGTGGGACAATAGCGCTCTTGGAGAAACTCGGCATCGATCCTGGCTCGCTCAGCGATCTGCGGTACCGCGGACACGGGTGGCCGGGACAATTTGCACCCGTAAGAACCGGCGAATCGAAGCCCATCAAGTTGTTGACCTACCGCGAGAGTTGGGCATTTCTGCAGGCGTACCGCCCTTGGTCAGTCCGGCTTTGGCCCGACAGCACCGGAGAACTGGCGGACCTGAGTTGCGGCGATCCGTGGTATGAGGAACCGGACGGCGATAATCCTGGTTTTTCTTTAGTAGTAGCGCGGACCGAGCGCGGCCGCGAGGTCATCCAGGGCGCAATTGCGGCAGGTTACATAATTTTAAAGCCTGCGGAGAGTTGGAAGCTGAAGAAATCGCAGCCTGGTCTGTTGTCGAAAAAGGGGGCAATCTGGGGGCGCCGTCTGGCAATGCACCTATTTGGCCTCCCGCTCACACAGTTCAAGGGTTTGAATCTGTGGCACTGCTGGCGTCAGATCTCCCTTGAAGCCGAGCTGCGATCAATGCTTGGCACGGTTCGCCACATCCTAACTCGAAGACTCTACCGTCCAATGGAGCTGAACTCGCATGACGGTGTTCCAGTCAACCCGCCGACCATCGGCACATGGTCCAATCCTCGCTTGAGGCCATGA
- a CDS encoding GNAT family N-acetyltransferase, whose translation MKQELPITILSSPSEIEKLRDIWACWQDHPNSDIDFFLTIANARKDRVTPYVIVIGPQQSPNAIAVGRLEDSVFQVRIGYKSLYRIKLKTIVIIHGGLLGEFSPASSQTLLSALMKALRAHQAEAFQFSSINVDAEIAKLVRHEVNPLCREHFVKSQFHWKMMMPNRVEELLSGLSREHRNQLRRKAKKLEADVSAPREIRCFRKVAELEQMFKDVEQIARKTYQRGLGVGFIDNVENRNRLMLEAEKGWLHMYVLYLTAKPCAYWWGVLYRDTFHSCALGFDPECGRYSPGTYLLMKGLESLCQEGVKELDFGLGDARYKQQFGNKSCNEASISIFAPTLRAMSLNLILTLTNGMALIARRILGCFKADEILKTNWRRRLRPVDHGD comes from the coding sequence TTGAAGCAAGAGCTTCCAATCACAATATTAAGTTCTCCATCAGAGATCGAGAAGCTTCGAGATATCTGGGCATGCTGGCAAGACCATCCCAACTCGGATATTGATTTTTTTCTCACCATTGCTAACGCACGCAAAGATAGGGTTACGCCGTATGTCATCGTTATAGGCCCTCAACAAAGCCCAAACGCTATTGCCGTAGGACGACTGGAGGACAGCGTTTTTCAGGTGAGAATAGGTTATAAATCCTTGTATCGGATCAAACTCAAGACGATTGTTATAATTCACGGCGGTTTGCTTGGAGAATTTTCGCCGGCTTCATCGCAGACACTCTTATCTGCATTGATGAAGGCGTTAAGAGCACATCAAGCCGAGGCCTTTCAATTTAGTTCAATCAATGTCGATGCAGAGATAGCAAAATTAGTCCGTCATGAAGTTAATCCACTTTGCAGGGAACATTTTGTTAAATCGCAATTTCATTGGAAAATGATGATGCCAAACAGGGTCGAGGAACTCCTATCCGGCCTATCGAGGGAACATAGAAATCAATTGCGCAGAAAGGCTAAGAAACTCGAAGCGGATGTTTCGGCACCGCGCGAGATACGTTGTTTCAGGAAGGTGGCAGAATTGGAACAAATGTTTAAAGATGTCGAACAAATAGCGAGAAAGACTTACCAGCGAGGCTTAGGAGTGGGCTTCATTGACAACGTCGAGAATCGCAATCGTCTGATGCTCGAAGCAGAAAAAGGCTGGCTGCACATGTATGTCCTTTATTTAACAGCCAAACCTTGCGCCTATTGGTGGGGAGTATTATACCGTGACACTTTCCATAGTTGCGCATTAGGTTTTGACCCAGAATGTGGCAGGTACTCGCCAGGAACGTACTTGTTGATGAAGGGATTGGAATCCCTCTGCCAGGAGGGTGTTAAGGAACTTGACTTTGGTCTGGGAGATGCTCGCTACAAGCAGCAGTTCGGTAATAAGAGTTGCAATGAAGCATCCATTTCTATATTTGCACCAACACTGCGAGCCATGAGTTTGAACCTTATTTTGACGCTCACTAATGGAATGGCTTTGATCGCAAGGCGCATTCTCGGTTGCTTTAAGGCAGATGAGATTTTAAAAACTAATTGGCGTCGAAGACTCAGGCCTGTTGATCACGGCGATTGA
- a CDS encoding SDR family oxidoreductase, producing MAGIIEKCGSSLNCSRNDPTELKPELQKMKDLFQLSGVFLVTGGTRGIGRAMSLRLGRAGATVVANYVRNEKAAIELTSVAESEGLKVEPCRADLTTPEGLRSIESRVQQLGGALCGLIHCAATGTHRSFEESTSRHLDWTFSLNVRAFFELIKMLLPRLVRGSSIIAVSSPGALRAVQRYAVIGASKGALESLARHMAIELAPKEIRVNILAPGAVDTDTWRSIPGGDTVLNEAARRSPIGRLVTAEEVAFAAHFLLSQAASGINGQTLVVDGGTGVAAWC from the coding sequence GTGGCTGGGATTATCGAGAAATGCGGATCGTCGCTCAATTGCTCCCGGAACGATCCGACCGAATTGAAGCCAGAACTACAAAAGATGAAGGATCTCTTTCAGCTATCGGGCGTGTTTCTGGTCACGGGTGGCACGCGTGGAATCGGAAGAGCCATGTCGCTAAGGCTCGGACGGGCTGGCGCCACTGTCGTGGCGAACTATGTAAGGAATGAAAAAGCGGCGATTGAACTCACGTCAGTGGCTGAGAGCGAAGGGCTGAAAGTTGAACCATGTCGCGCAGACTTGACTACGCCGGAAGGACTTCGCAGCATTGAGAGTCGCGTGCAGCAATTGGGGGGGGCGCTTTGCGGGTTGATTCACTGCGCTGCCACGGGGACCCACCGCTCATTTGAGGAATCAACCTCGCGACACCTCGATTGGACGTTCTCCCTCAATGTCCGGGCTTTTTTTGAACTGATAAAGATGTTACTTCCAAGGTTGGTGAGGGGTTCGAGCATCATTGCGGTCAGCTCGCCAGGCGCACTCCGTGCAGTTCAACGCTATGCCGTGATAGGTGCGTCAAAAGGCGCACTGGAGTCTCTGGCGAGACACATGGCCATCGAACTTGCACCCAAGGAGATTCGAGTAAATATTCTTGCACCTGGAGCTGTCGATACCGATACCTGGAGGTCAATCCCAGGAGGTGACACTGTCCTGAATGAAGCGGCAAGACGATCACCCATTGGCCGTCTGGTCACGGCGGAGGAAGTCGCTTTCGCCGCTCATTTTCTTTTATCCCAGGCTGCCTCGGGAATCAACGGACAGACGCTGGTCGTTGATGGGGGCACAGGCGTTGCAGCTTGGTGCTGA
- a CDS encoding acyl carrier protein, with protein sequence MEDLLQKVRRAFSATFDVDPSSVNFDTSPKNIPAWDSMGHVALASKLEREFGLTFDVDELMEMEDVRQIVRIVESKSVKS encoded by the coding sequence ATGGAAGACCTGCTGCAAAAAGTACGCCGAGCATTCTCGGCCACTTTCGACGTTGATCCGTCGTCCGTAAACTTCGACACGAGTCCGAAAAATATTCCTGCATGGGATTCGATGGGGCACGTCGCACTGGCCAGCAAACTGGAGAGAGAATTTGGTCTTACATTCGACGTAGATGAATTGATGGAAATGGAAGATGTACGCCAGATTGTTCGAATCGTTGAGTCCAAATCGGTCAAGTCTTGA
- a CDS encoding acyl--CoA ligase: MFESLSPNRSSLDMAKSEEWNFAGRLIQRLGPGSCLIDASSGETLRGRAITDTIIAFAAGFLSTGMHAGDRVLIGCGLSPGSALAYLGAMYAGLVPVPVEQRVLPIYGEALLDKTGAKAAWTARDIGLDCTGDRNVVRAQGYFTGSGACSLKPFPSSETDIAALMPTSGSTGIPRLVMVSHGNLLANTEAIVRSQKLGTDERAMLVMPISYVFGASILHSHMYQGGAVVFDSRFTFPDKVLRAINAHACTTFAGVPTAYSMLLRRSNLRSIPLPTLRRFLQAGGALSTQSIQETRQIVPSAAFFVMYGQTEATARISCLPPERLQEKLGSAGVPLDNLTVHIKDDEGRELPAGQTGEVWVRGPSVCCGYLDDPEETKRKFVDGWLRTDDLGSLDKDGYLWIKGRKGEFVKMRGLRVSFAEVEAKVAAVSGVCECAATAVPHREAGEALAVFIVPEAGDSGVCERVRRSLPFHWTCENVRVLAEIPKTSNGKIARSQLMSFL, from the coding sequence TTGTTCGAATCGTTGAGTCCAAATCGGTCAAGTCTTGACATGGCTAAGTCCGAGGAATGGAATTTTGCGGGCCGCCTCATTCAGCGTCTCGGGCCTGGTTCCTGCCTCATCGACGCTTCCTCCGGAGAGACTCTCCGAGGCCGCGCAATCACCGATACGATCATAGCATTCGCCGCCGGGTTTCTATCGACGGGTATGCACGCAGGTGACCGAGTTCTTATCGGTTGTGGTCTGAGCCCGGGAAGCGCCCTTGCGTACCTGGGTGCAATGTACGCGGGCCTTGTTCCCGTGCCGGTCGAGCAGCGCGTACTCCCGATTTACGGCGAGGCACTCTTGGACAAGACGGGCGCAAAGGCAGCCTGGACTGCAAGGGACATTGGGCTCGACTGCACTGGGGATCGTAACGTCGTTCGCGCGCAAGGATATTTCACTGGCAGTGGTGCTTGTTCGTTGAAGCCCTTCCCGTCCTCGGAGACTGATATAGCCGCCTTGATGCCGACGTCGGGGTCGACCGGCATTCCGCGGCTTGTAATGGTTAGTCACGGTAATTTGCTCGCCAACACGGAAGCAATTGTTCGCAGCCAAAAGCTGGGAACCGATGAGAGAGCCATGCTGGTAATGCCGATCAGCTACGTGTTCGGCGCCAGTATACTCCACAGCCACATGTATCAAGGTGGAGCGGTCGTGTTTGATTCGCGCTTCACATTTCCAGACAAGGTGCTCCGTGCCATAAATGCGCACGCTTGCACCACCTTTGCGGGCGTCCCAACAGCTTACAGTATGCTGCTGAGACGCTCAAACCTAAGATCTATTCCTTTGCCGACGTTGCGGCGATTCCTGCAGGCAGGCGGCGCGCTTTCTACACAAAGCATCCAGGAAACCCGCCAAATCGTTCCCAGCGCAGCGTTCTTTGTTATGTACGGCCAAACCGAGGCCACAGCGCGTATCTCCTGCCTTCCGCCCGAAAGGCTCCAGGAGAAACTAGGAAGCGCGGGTGTGCCGCTTGACAACCTCACCGTTCATATTAAGGACGATGAGGGACGAGAATTGCCCGCCGGGCAAACCGGTGAGGTCTGGGTGCGAGGTCCATCGGTCTGTTGCGGTTACTTAGACGATCCCGAAGAAACGAAGCGCAAGTTTGTGGACGGGTGGTTACGAACAGACGACCTGGGCTCTCTTGATAAAGATGGCTACCTGTGGATCAAAGGCCGCAAGGGTGAATTTGTCAAGATGCGCGGACTTCGAGTGAGCTTTGCCGAGGTGGAAGCCAAAGTTGCCGCAGTTTCGGGTGTCTGCGAGTGTGCCGCAACTGCCGTGCCACATCGTGAAGCCGGAGAAGCGTTGGCAGTTTTCATCGTGCCGGAGGCTGGAGACAGCGGAGTGTGCGAACGAGTTCGCCGCTCGTTACCTTTCCATTGGACCTGCGAGAACGTACGGGTCCTTGCGGAGATACCGAAAACGTCCAACGGTAAGATCGCTCGTTCCCAACTGATGAGCTTCCTATGA